The Bdellovibrio sp. ZAP7 DNA segment GATTTAGAGAGTCAATCTGAGGTTTATCGTTTAATGCGCTCACTTGTCTTTTGGTACTGTCACTAAGCCGATGTTAAAGATCCCTGCAGCGCGAATTTCCGCCATAGCTTCCGCGACGAAGCCGTAATCTACTTTGCGATCTGCTTGGATGAATATTTGTTTGTTCTTTTTATTTTCAAAAATGGCTTTTAACTTTGTTTTAAGATCGGCCATTTGAATACGTGTCTTCGCGATGGTCATTTTTTGATCGTGACCAATTACCAGGACAAAAGGTTCTTCATTCATCTCTACGCCAGAAGCCGAAGTTTTTGGCAGGTCGACGTCGATCCCTTGTTGCATCAGGGGAGTCGTCACCATGAACATGATCAGAAGAACCAGCATGACGTCCACTAAAGGCGTCACGTTGATTTCACTTAATGTCGCGCGACTTTTTTTGCCGCCGCCACCACTGCCCATTCCCATGATTTAGTTTCCTTGAAAGAAGTTACGTTTAACGATGTTCAGAAAGTCTGCACCGAAGTTATTCAAAGTAATTTCTTGTTTGCGAATGCGGGAAATAAAGTTGTTATACAAAACCACGGCTGGAATAGCTGCTGCCAGACCAATTGCTGTGGAGATCAAGGCTTCCGAGATACCAGGAGCCACGACTGCCAAGCTTGCAGAACCTGTCTGACCGATTTTATGGAAGGATTGCATGATCCCCCAAACCGTACCAAATAAACCGATAAAAGGACCTGTACTGCCGGTAGTTGCCAGAACTGTCAGGCGAGATTCAATTTTTGCAATCTCGTTTTCAGTGGCTTTATTAATGATACGTTCCAAGTTGTCGATGCCCGACAAAATAGGCTTGTCATTTTCAGTGCGTGCCAAAAGGGGAGATTCGGAAATCTTTTTCATCTCCAAGTAAGCCGCTTTAAATACGCGAGCTACGGATGATTCTTTGTATTGATCGATATCTTCATACAAAGAATCCAAGGAATTTACTTTCCAGAATTTATTAAGGAACAAATCATCTGCCGTGCGCATATTTTTGAAGGCTTGGTATTTAGTATAACCAATCGCCCAACAAAAGATCGACATAACGATTAGGATAACCAAAGTCAGCTGAACGACTGGACTTGCTTGTGCGATTGCATCCCAAGAGTTTGTATTAACGGAAACAGAAGGTGCGGCTTCGGCTGCCTGGACTAAAAGTGGAAACATAGATGAACCTCCATGTTCCACACTATAAGCAAAAGGTCCTGAGATCAACCCACGATGTCCCTATGGCGCAGGACCATCGTCGTGATTAGCTCATTACTTTGGTGGAGTCGTAGCCAACCAAGTCGTGATCTGGCCGATGTCATTCGCGATGTAACCATCAGCTTTAATCTCAACGGCCTTTTTGAATTCTTCCTCGTTTTCGACAACCAGGAAGATTTTTTTCTTACGACGGCGCATTTCTGCAAGAACGGCGTCATTAAATGCAGGGCGATTTTGAATTTTAAAAGGAGCAATAAAAACATCTCCCTTAAATTGTGTCGAAGGTAAAACCCACAAAGAATCAAAACTCATCAGGCGCATCAAATCTGGTTTGCTTGTTCCATAAAGCCACGTCGGCTGCAGGCTCTTGATGGCATTTGTGATCACGTTCGCATCACTTTGGATTAGAGTGCGATCGTTGGATTTATAATCCTGGATTGCGTTTGAAACCAACGAGTCCACGTCGCTGACGTTGTCGACAACATTCAAAATGAAACGTGTTTTGGGGAATTTTTCGTACAATTCTTTTAAAGCGGGAGTGCTCTTATAGAATTCGTTAATCTGCTCCCACGAAAAGTTAGAAAGCTTGCTTCCCAACATGATGTTCGCAGATGGATTGGCTTCTTGCTCGGCCATTTTTGCATTGAGGAATTCAACGTCACGGCTTGGAGGCAGGATGAATGGAACCCGATTGTTGGAAATTCTCACATCCGCCCAGATAATAACGTCGGGACGAGCATCAATAGCCTCCGCCATTTTGGCCAAAGTATGAGCTTTTACGGCCACATACGGAGTTTGACCTTCCAAATAAGGAGATTTGTATTCCTGGAAGTTTTGGCCCATGCCCCAAATACGGGTCATGATGATGACGAAACCTACCAGAGCCAAGGATGCTAATGTCGCTAAAAGTACTCGCATATGGAGGTCGGTATAGCATCCTAAAGTCTCGAAATCAGCACATTTTTTCAAAACTCAGAGAAAGATTCCTGTCAAAATCTTAAATACGCTAAAATTAGGCGTATTTCACCTTGTTTTTCAATTGGCTTTCTATTAGATAACAGGGACGTAATCGTCAGGTGCACTATGAACAAGATCAACCGGAAATTAGAATACGCATTGATGGCTCTTAAATATATGAGCCAAAAAATCCCCGGAGAGCTGACTTCTGCCAAAGAAGTTTCAGATGCTTTCCATACTCCTTTTGATGCGACTGCTCGTGTGATGCAACAGATGGCACAAAAAGGCGGCTTTCTGCGCGCTGAGTACGGTGCGAGCGGTGGATATCAGATCACTAAAGATTTGGCGAAAGTTTCCATCCATGACCTGGTTGAGGTGATTGAAGGTCCAACGGCATTGGTAAAATGCCTGCACAAGGAAGTTCCCTGTGAAATTCAAGGGACTTGCAACATCGTTTCTCCGGTTACGACTTTAAATAATAAGCTCACTGACTTTTATAAATCCGTCAGTTTGAAAGATCTCTTGGTTGAAAGAACGGCAATGCCTAAAAAATCTTCTGAGGCGGTGATTCATGGATAACAACAAGAACAACCCGCTGGATAGCTACGAATATAAATACGGTTTCACAACCGATATTGAAATGGATCAAGCCCCCTTGGGATTGAGCGAAGAAATCATCAAATTGATTTCTGGTAAAAAAAATGAACCTGAATGGATGTTGGAATATCGCCTGAAGGCGTATCGTCACTGGCTGACTTTGACTGAGCCAACGTGGGCGCATGTTTCTTATCCTGCGATCGATTTTCAGGCGATTCGTTACTACTCGGCGCCTAAAAAGAATACGGACACTGATAAGCCTAAATCCATGGATGATCTTGATCCTGAGTTGATTAAGACTTTCGAAAAATTGGGCATTCCTTTG contains these protein-coding regions:
- a CDS encoding biopolymer transporter ExbD — its product is MGMGSGGGGKKSRATLSEINVTPLVDVMLVLLIMFMVTTPLMQQGIDVDLPKTSASGVEMNEEPFVLVIGHDQKMTIAKTRIQMADLKTKLKAIFENKKNKQIFIQADRKVDYGFVAEAMAEIRAAGIFNIGLVTVPKDK
- the tolQ gene encoding protein TolQ, translating into MFPLLVQAAEAAPSVSVNTNSWDAIAQASPVVQLTLVILIVMSIFCWAIGYTKYQAFKNMRTADDLFLNKFWKVNSLDSLYEDIDQYKESSVARVFKAAYLEMKKISESPLLARTENDKPILSGIDNLERIINKATENEIAKIESRLTVLATTGSTGPFIGLFGTVWGIMQSFHKIGQTGSASLAVVAPGISEALISTAIGLAAAIPAVVLYNNFISRIRKQEITLNNFGADFLNIVKRNFFQGN
- a CDS encoding Rrf2 family transcriptional regulator, with translation MNKINRKLEYALMALKYMSQKIPGELTSAKEVSDAFHTPFDATARVMQQMAQKGGFLRAEYGASGGYQITKDLAKVSIHDLVEVIEGPTALVKCLHKEVPCEIQGTCNIVSPVTTLNNKLTDFYKSVSLKDLLVERTAMPKKSSEAVIHG